The sequence below is a genomic window from Kitasatospora kifunensis.
CATCGTTCTCGCCGACCTCGGCATCGTTCGCCTCCGCCAGGACGACGTGGACGGTGCCCTCGCTTCCTGGACCGACTTCCTCGACTGTGCGGACGGCATCCGCTCGGTCAAGATCCAAGACGCCGTCCAGGACATGCGAGCCCGCCTCTACCGGCTCCGCGACGTTCCCGGCGTCGAAGAACTCGACGAACGGGCAGCGGCCCTTGAGACCCCATCAGCGGTCTGACCGCCGTCACCGCGCACGGCGCCGATGCCGGTTGTCGGGTCAGCTGTACTCGTCAAGGACGACGCACACGAGTCCGCCCTCGTCGTCATACAGCGCGGTCCCGCGCCCGCACCCGCTCTCCACACCCGAGTGAAAGGCGATGCACATCGCGCCGTCGCCCGAGGCGGCGGGAACCTCCACGACGTTGGGCAGGCGTCCGGCCACAGTGCCCGTCGCCAGCTCCGACTTCACCCGCGCGGCAAACTCGCTGCTCCAGGCGAGCGTTGAGGCGGCCGCGTCCCAGAGTGCGCCCTGCGGGCCGAGCGGCTGGTAGTCGCCGTAGACGTCCTCCAGGCGGTGTGCGGCGAGCGCTTCGGCGATGGCCTGTGGGCTCGCGAGGGGGATGACGACCAGGTTCACCCAGGATGCGGGCATGGCGTAGGTCGCGCGCTTTGCGGCATCGGGTTCGACCACCTCCAGGTACACGGGGTACCGGCCGGCCGGAATGTCCGTGAGTGGAACCAGTTCGCCGGGATTGGGTTGCGCGAAGGCGACGTCCCCGGTCACCACCAGGTCGCTGGCCCGGTGGAATGCGTGACGCCCGCCCAGGTACGGCCAGTCACCCGCCTTGTCGTCGGCGAACAGCTGGGCGATCTGGTCCAGGACGGTTGTTATCTCCATGACCCGGCATGGTGGCACGCACGACCGACACACGGCTGCGTTGGCGGCGCGCCAGCCCCAGGAGTCGCATGCACATCTGATGCCATTTCAAGGTGCTTTTGGCATCAGATTCGCTCGATCGGGTGCAGAGTGCATGGAGTGATCAGGTGCGTGGGTAGCTTCCGGCCGTAGGGGGTAGAGCGGACCGAAGCCGGGGGAATGGGTAGTGGCAACGATCGACCAGTTCATGGCCGCGTCAGCGGAGTTGACCGGCTTCAGCGTTGAGGAGCTGCGCGCTACCGGCATGGCGGACGCCTACTGGGCGGTGGTGCTGGAGCAGGCCGGGGCGGAGGCGGTCGGGCGGCTGGTGGCGGCGCCGTTGGGCGAAGGGGAGCGGGAGTTGGCGCGGGCGGTCGCGCAGCTGTGGTACCTCGGCAGCTGGACGGCGACGGCGGACGGCCGACCGTTCCTGGTTTCCTCGGCGGCCTATGCGCAAGGTCTGGTCTGGCGGGCGTTCGGCGGGCAGGCACCCGGTGCGGTGGCGCAAGGCTTCGGCAGTTGGACCGCCGCGCCGCTGGGGGTCCGGTGAGCGAGCTGGAGGGCGGCCGCCGGTGGGACGTGATCGTGGTCGGTGCCGGGTTCGCTGGATCGTTGGTCGCCCAGAAGCTCGGTGAACAGGGCTGGCGGGTCCTGGTGTTGGAGGCCGGCCATGGCGCGCCGGACGCCGGGTCGGGGCACCAGGATGCCGTGGAGGCCTACCGGTCGGCGATGGCGAAGGTGCCCAACGCGCCGTACCGGACGAGTGCCGTGGCGCCGTCGGCGGACATCCTGGACCTCTCCGGCAGTCCCGAGGGCGGCTACCGCGCGGATGGGTACTTCGTGCAGCGCGGTCCACTGCCGTACGCCAGTGGGTACTTGCGCGCCAACGGCGGTACCGGGCTGACCTGGACGGGGCTGACACCGCGCATGCACCCGGAGGACTTCCGGGCCGGTGACTTCGGCCAGGGGCGCAACTGGCCCATCGGATATGACGAGTTGGAGCCGTACTACCGAGCCGCCGAACGCGAGATCGGGGTGGCCGCCGATGCCGAGGAGCAGCGTGAGGGGGTCGGCCTGCCGCTCCCGGACGGCTACGAGTTCCCGATGCGAGCGATCCCGCGCAGCTACCTGGACCAGGTGATGGCCGACGCGCTGGACGGCAAGTGCGTGCAGGACCCGACCGAGGAGACCCCGACCCCGCTGCGGGTGGTCGGCACGCCGCACGCCCGTAACGGCCGACCCAACCCGGGTGCGGTGGACGGTGCCATGGAAGGCGCCGTAGGCAGCGGCAAACTCTGTGCCGGATACGCCAGTTGTGTGCCGATCTGCCCCTCGCAGGCCAAGTACACCCCGCTCAGGACCCAGGCCCGATGGGGCGGTTCGGTCACCTTGGTCACCCGGGCCGTGGTCTCCCGGGTCCGGATCGGCGGCAACGGCCGGGTCACCGGCGTGGATTACCGGACCTACGAAGGCGACGACCAGCCCACCGCCGTCGCCGCACGGACCGCCGAGGCCGACCTCGTGGTGCTGGCCGCGCACGCGATCGAGAACGCCAAACTGCTGCTCGCCTCCGGGGCGGCCAACAGCAGCGACCAGGTCGGGCGCAATCTGATGGACCACCCGGTGCTGCTCACCTGGGGATTGATGCCCCAGCAGGTCGGTGCCTACCGGGGCCCCGGCTCGACCTCCGGCCTGGAGGGCTTCCGGTTCGGCGCGGCCCGCGCCCGCCGCGCGCCCTTCCGGGTCGAGATCGGCAACTGGGGCTGGACCTGGGCATTGGGTCCGCCGGACGGGCGGGTGGCCGAACTCCTGCGCAGCGGCGGCCCGCAGGGCCGGGGTCTGTTCGGCCCGCAGCTGCGGCGCACGCTCGGTGACCGGATCGGGCGCGAGTTCGCGTTCCAGTTCGAGATGGAGCAGGACGCCGATCCCGCGAACCGGGTCACCATCGACGATCGTCACCGGGACGCGCTGGGCAACCCGCGTCCGGTGCTCCACTACGACCTCTCGGAGTACGTCAAGCGCGGCATCGCCGCCGCGAAGACCGTCTCGGACCAGCTCTTCGCGCTGCTCGGCGCCGAGGACCACACCCGCTTCGAACCGGGGCCCGCCTGGCCGGGCTACTTCGAGTACCAGGGTCGCCCGTACGCCTACCGGGCCGCCGGGCACGGCGCCGGCACCCACATCATGGGCGACTCGCCCGCCACCTCCGTGGTCGACCAGTGGCAGCGCTGCTGGGATCACCCGAACCTCTATGCCGTCGGGTGCGGCAGCATGCCCACCGTCGCCACCTCCAACCCCTCGCTCACCATGGCCGCGCTGGCCCTGCGCAGTGCCGAGCGGATGCACCGCGACCTGCTCGCCCGTCAAGGAGTCGACCACCTGTGAATCCGAACTCGAACTCGACCTCTGGCTCGAGCCCTGGCCCTGGTCCGAAGCTGCCGCCCGTCCCCGCGCCCTACCAACTGCCCTTCCACTACGGCGCGTTGCACAATGTCGGCATCGACTACCTGGTCGCCCCGATCCCCGTGCGGGACGTCCTGGCCGAGTGCCACCCCGACCTGCTCGCAGCCGAGTTCGACGGGCTGGCCTGCGTCTCCCTCAACTACCAGCTCTACTTCGCGCAGTATCCGAACGGCGCTGGGATCACCCAGGAGATCGAGGTCAACATCATCGCCCACCCCGCCGCCGCCCTCGGCCGGGTGCCCGCGCTCAGCTACGACCAATACGCGCACGGCTTCGACCAGAGCAAGCTGCTGGGGATCGCCCGCATCCACGTCCTGTGCGACAACCCGCTCGCCATCGACGCCGGCCGCAGGCTCTACGCCGAGCCCAAGTACCCGGGTTGGTTCGAGACCACCATGCCATCGCTCAACGGCCCGGCAGAGCAGCGGACTTGGTCGATCACCTGCAAGCGGGCCGGTTTCACCGCCGACCGCGGCGGCATCGAGCGAGAGGAGCACCCGCTCTTCTCCTTCGAGGCCGACCTCGCCGGCCTCACCCCGGAGTCGGTCAACAACACCCCGATCACCGGCTACGGCACCGACCCGGGCGAGGGTCTGCTGGCCGGCCCGATGAACGTCTACCAGCCCTACCAGCACCACGCGTTGGACGCCGCTACCGCCGAGCGCGTCCGCCTGACCGTCGCCGACCAGGGCAGCGGCGTGGGTCGCCACCTCACCGAGCTGATCGGCGAGGTGCCCGCTGCGGGCGTCTGGACCTACCAGTCGCCACCGGTGGCCGCGCACAACCGGCCGTACTACGTGCCGACCAAGGTCTGACCGCCTGGGGCATGGTCTGACCAGCCGGTGGCTCGGCGTCGTAGGCGATGCCTCGCGCCCTTGGCGAACCGTCACCTGTGGGTGGAGCACCGCATCAAGTCCGGGTAGCCGACTTGGTGCGGTGCCGCCTTCTTGGGGTCCTCGTGTCCGGCTCGGTCACGGCCCGTCTCCCGTTCCCCGGGCTGAAGTACCAGCCTCTGGTTAGAGGGTCTCACTGGTGTTCTTGACTCTCGCATGCGCTGTTGTTATAACATCTAACGAACGCGAGAGCCTATCCGCCGCCATCCGAAGGAGCGTCACCATGAAGTCCAGCTCGCCCCGTGCCATGACCGCGCCGATCGTCACCGACTGGGCCCACGCCTGGAACGGCGCCGAGCCCCAGGCGCTCGGTGCCCTGTTCGCCGCCGACGGCACCTACACCGACCAGGCCGTGGGTGTCACCTTCCACGGCCGCCAGGAGATCGCCGGCTGGAAGGCCCGCGCCGACAGCCTCATCGACAACGTCCACGTGATCGTCCGCGCCGCCGACCGCGCCGGCGCCCGCCACATCCGCTGGTTCCCCATCGAACTGGGCAACGTGCTGCACGTCGCCAACGCCTACGAGGACGGTCAGGGCCGTATCGTCCTGGAAGGCCCCACCGTGGACCGCGAGGGCTTCCACCTCTCCTGGAACTGGTGGATCGGCACGCCCGGGCGCGGCACCGAGCCCGTCTCCCGCTCCTACACCCGTCGTTGGGTGGTCGACATGACGGCCGGCAGCGTCGACGAGCAGATCATCGACGACCTGCCGGTGGAGTTCCCGACCCTCAACGAGGCCTACCTGGGCGCCGAGAACCGCTACCACTACGCCGTCTCCTTCCCCGACGAGAAGGGCAACGGCTGCTACGGCATCGTCAAATACGACCGCACCACCGGCGCCCGCCGCATCCACCAGGTCGGCGACGCCCGGATGCCCGGCGAAGCCGTCTTCGTGCCCGCCGCCGGAGCCACCCGCGAGGACGACGGCTACCTC
It includes:
- a CDS encoding GMC family oxidoreductase, which produces MSELEGGRRWDVIVVGAGFAGSLVAQKLGEQGWRVLVLEAGHGAPDAGSGHQDAVEAYRSAMAKVPNAPYRTSAVAPSADILDLSGSPEGGYRADGYFVQRGPLPYASGYLRANGGTGLTWTGLTPRMHPEDFRAGDFGQGRNWPIGYDELEPYYRAAEREIGVAADAEEQREGVGLPLPDGYEFPMRAIPRSYLDQVMADALDGKCVQDPTEETPTPLRVVGTPHARNGRPNPGAVDGAMEGAVGSGKLCAGYASCVPICPSQAKYTPLRTQARWGGSVTLVTRAVVSRVRIGGNGRVTGVDYRTYEGDDQPTAVAARTAEADLVVLAAHAIENAKLLLASGAANSSDQVGRNLMDHPVLLTWGLMPQQVGAYRGPGSTSGLEGFRFGAARARRAPFRVEIGNWGWTWALGPPDGRVAELLRSGGPQGRGLFGPQLRRTLGDRIGREFAFQFEMEQDADPANRVTIDDRHRDALGNPRPVLHYDLSEYVKRGIAAAKTVSDQLFALLGAEDHTRFEPGPAWPGYFEYQGRPYAYRAAGHGAGTHIMGDSPATSVVDQWQRCWDHPNLYAVGCGSMPTVATSNPSLTMAALALRSAERMHRDLLARQGVDHL
- a CDS encoding carotenoid oxygenase family protein; this translates as MKSSSPRAMTAPIVTDWAHAWNGAEPQALGALFAADGTYTDQAVGVTFHGRQEIAGWKARADSLIDNVHVIVRAADRAGARHIRWFPIELGNVLHVANAYEDGQGRIVLEGPTVDREGFHLSWNWWIGTPGRGTEPVSRSYTRRWVVDMTAGSVDEQIIDDLPVEFPTLNEAYLGAENRYHYAVSFPDEKGNGCYGIVKYDRTTGARRIHQVGDARMPGEAVFVPAAGATREDDGYLLTVVSDLKQDASQLLVLDASGLDRIATVHLPHRVSAGLHGSWIPDTAPAGNRD